A part of Silurus meridionalis isolate SWU-2019-XX chromosome 18, ASM1480568v1, whole genome shotgun sequence genomic DNA contains:
- the lratd1 gene encoding protein LRATD1 has protein sequence MGNQLDRITHLSYSELPTGDPSGVEKDELRVGVAYFFSDDEEELDERSPSEEVAAETPDELEYSAFCCHECIFSKARARGDDLRVYPARTLLAMCKPGDVLELVASAQAPHWAVFEGDDQVIHLHKGEIRKDSLLDVSGGRRGRIANDRYRFRPLPPDLVVRNAIGHLGLSRADVCWTSSESFAAWCRFGKREFKAGGEAHSAGQRYLLKVHLSESTVHTLVFRSLEELVRERRRVDASGILEELSLQ, from the coding sequence ATGGGCAACCAACTGGACCGGATCACGCACCTGAGCTACAGCGAGCTGCCCACGGGGGATCCGTCTGGCGTGGAGAAGGACGAGCTGCGCGTCGGCGTCGCCTACTTCTTCTCCGACGACGAGGAGGAGCTTGACGAACGCAGCCCGAGCGAGGAGGTCGCCGCGGAAACCCCGGACGAGCTCGAGTACTCGGCCTTCTGCTGCCACGAATGCATCTTCTCCAAGGCGCGCGCGCGCGGCGACGACCTGCGCGTGTACCCGGCGCGCACGCTGCTCGCCATGTGCAAGCCGGGCGACGTGCTCGAGCTGGTGGCGAGCGCCCAGGCGCCGCACTGGGCCGTGTTCGAGGGCGACGACCAGGTAATCCACCTGCACAAGGGCGAGATCCGCAAGGACAGCCTGCTTGACGTGAGCGGCGGCCGCCGCGGACGCATCGCCAACGACCGCTACCGCTTTCGCCCGCTGCCCCCCGACCTGGTGGTGCGCAACGCGATCGGCCACCTCGGGCTGAGCCGCGCCGACGTGTGCTGGACCAGCTCGGAGAGCTTCGCCGCCTGGTGCCGCTTCGGCAAGCGCGAGTTCAAGGCCGGCGGCGAGGCGCACTCGGCCGGTCAGCGCTATCTGCTCAAGGTGCACCTGTCCGAGAGCACCGTGCACACGCTCGTCTTCCGCAGCCTCGAGGAGCTCGTGCGCGAGCGGAGGCGCGTGGACGCCAGTGGAATTCTCGAGGAGCTCTCTCTGCAGTGA